A region from the Canis lupus baileyi chromosome 27, mCanLup2.hap1, whole genome shotgun sequence genome encodes:
- the ZNRF3 gene encoding E3 ubiquitin-protein ligase ZNRF3 isoform X2 has translation MHPLGLCNNNDEEDLYEYGWVGVVKLEQPELDPKPCLTVLGKAKRAVQRGATAVIFDVSENPEAIDQLNQGSEDPLKRPVVYVKGADAIKLMNIVNKQKVARARIQHRPPRQPTEYFDMGIFLAFFVVVSLVCLILLVKIKLKQRRSQNSMNRLAVQALEKMETRKFNSKSKGRREGSCGALDTLSSSSTSDCAICLEKYIDGEELRVIPCTHRFHRKCVDPWLLQHHTCPHCRHNIIEQKGNPSAVCVETSNLARSRQQRVILPVHYPGRVHRTNAIPAYPTRTSMDSHGNPVTLLTVDRHGEQSLYSPQTPTYIRGYPPLHLDHSLAPHRCGLEHRAYSPAHPFRRPKFSGRSFSKAACFSQYETMYQHYYFQGLSYPEQEGQAPAGLTPRGPSRAFPPSGGGSLLFPTVVHMAPPSHLESGSTSSFGCYHGHRSVCSGYLADCPGSDSSSSSSSGQCHCSSSDSVVDCTEVSNQGVYGSCSTFRSSLSSDYDPFIYRSRSPGRTSDVGGSGSSGRGPVVCLEGSPPPDELPAAHGQGAGRGEPWPGPASPSGDQLSTCSLEMNYSSSSSLEHRGPTSSTSEVGLEASPGAAPDLRRTWKGAREGLSCACCCEPQPSTLEPSVGVAGGSTLFLGAPGGEAQPGSPQGLYGLHPDHLPRTDGVKYEGLPCCFYEEKQVAHGSGGGSGCYNEDCSVSVQYALAQEPPPGCHPGARDLSQRIPIIPEDVDGDLGLPSDCQGTCGLGPWGGTPGPDALRPHRGLGVAREEEPVLCCQAGVLLSPSCPLEGAEATRAGFPGAPQDTQESSITATEAAGQRSRPADSGTGA, from the exons GCCAAGCGGGCAGTGCAGCGGGGAGCCACTGCGGTCATCTTTGATGTGTCGGAAAACCCCGAAGCTATTGACCAG CTAAACCAGGGCTCAGAAGACCCGCTCAAGAGGCCAGTGGTGTATGTGAAGGGTGCAGATGCCATCAAGTTGATGAACATTGTCAACAAACAGAAAGTAGCTCGAGCAAGGATTCAGCACCGCCCTCCTCGA CAACCCACTGAGTACTTTGATATGGGGATTTTCCTGGCATTCTTCGTCGTGGTCTCCCTGGTCTGCCTCATCCTCCTTGTCAAAATCAAGCTGAAGCAGCGGCGCAGTCAG AACTCCATGAACAGGCTGGCTGTACAGGCTCTGGAGAAGATGGAAACCAGAAAGTTCAACTCCAAGAGTAAGGGGCGCCGGGAGGGGAGCTGTGGAGCTCTGGACACACTCAGCAGCAGCTCCACGTCCGACTGTGCCATCTGCCTGGAGAAGTACATTGATGGAGAG GAGCTGCGGGTTATCCCCTGTACTCACCGCTTTCACAGGAAGTGCGTGGACCCATGGCTGCTGCAGCACCACACCTGCCCCCACTGTCGGCACAACATCATAG AGCAAAAGGGAAACCCAAGCGCCGTGTGCGTGGAGACCAGCAACCTCGCGCGCAGCCGGCAGCAGAGGGTGATCCTGCCGGTGCACTACCCCGGCCGCGTGCACAGGACCAACGCCATCCCCGCCTACCCGACCAGGACAAGCATGGACTCTCACGGGAACCCTGTCACCCTGCTGACCGTGGACCGGCACGGGGAGCAGAGTCTCTATTCCCCACAGACCCCCACCTACATCCGCGGCTACCCGCCCCTCCACCTGGACCACAGCCTGGCCCCGCACCGCTGCGGCCTGGAGCACCGGGCCTACTCGCCAGCTCACCCCTTCCGCAGGCCCAAGTTCAGCGGCCGCAGCTTCTCCAAGGCAGCTTGCTTCTCCCAGTACGAGACCATGTACCAACACTACTACTTCCAGGGCCTCAGCTACCCTGAGCAGGAGGGCCAGGCCCCCGCCGGCCTTACCCCCCGGGGCCCATCCCGTGCCTTCCCCCCGAGTGGCGGCGGCAGCCTGCTCTTCCCCACCGTGGTGCACATGGCACCACCCTCCCACCTCGAGAGTGGCAGCACGTCCAGCTTCGGCTGCTACCACGGCCACCGCTCAGTGTGCAGCGGCTACCTGGCCGACTGCCCTGGCAgcgacagcagcagcagcagcagctcggGCCAATGCCACTGCTCCTCCAGCGACTCCGTAGTGGATTGTACCGAGGTCAGCAACCAGGGCGTGTACGGGAGCTGCTCCACCTTCCGCAGCTCCCTCAGCAGTGACTATGACCCCTTCATCTACCGCAGCCGGAGCCCCGGTCGCACCAGCGACGTGGGGGGCTCGGGCAGCTCAGGCCGGGGGCCTGTCGTGTGCCTCGAGGGCTCCCCGCCACCTGACGAACTCCCAGCGGCCCACGGTCAAGGTGCAGGGCGGGGAGAGCCTTGGCCTGGCCCCGCCTCGCCCTCGGGGGACCAGCTGTCCACCTGCAGCCTGGAGATGAACTATAGCAGCAGCTCCTCCCTGGAGCACAGGGGGCCCACTAGCTCTACCTCAGAAGTGGGGCTCGAGGCTTCTCCTGGGGCTGCCCCGGACCTCAGGAGGACCTGGAAGGGGGCCCGCGAGGGGCTGTCGTGTGCCTGCTGCTGCGAGCCCCAGCCCTCCACACTGGAGCCCAGCGTCGGAGTGGCCGGGGGCAGCACACTGTTCCTGGGCGCCCCGGGCGGGGAAGCTCAGCCAGGAAGCCCCCAGGGCCTGTACGGCCTTCACCCAGACCATTTGCCCAGGACAGATGGGGTGAAATATGAGGGCCTGCCCTGCTGCTTCTATGAAGAAAAGCAGGTGGCCCATGGCAGCGGAGGGGGCAGCGGCTGCTACAACGAGGACTGCTCGGTGAGCGTGCAGTACGCGCTTGCCCAGGAGCCCCCGCCCGGCTGCCACCCGGGGGCCCGGGACCTGAGCCAGCGCATCCCCATCATTCCAGAGGATGTGGACGGTGACTTAGGCCTGCCCTCGGACTGCCAAGGGACTTGTGGCCTCGGCCCCTGGGGTGGGACGCCGGGCCCGGATGCCCTGCGACCCCACAGAGGCCTAGGAGTGGCCCGGGAAGAAGAACCAGTTCTGTGCTGCCAGGCTGGGGTGCTGCTCTCGCCCAGCTGCCCTCTGGAAGGTGCAGAGGCCACCAGGGCTGGCTTTCCTGGTGCCCCCCAGGACACTCAGGAGTCCAGCATCACAGCCACTGAGGCTGCAG
- the ZNRF3 gene encoding E3 ubiquitin-protein ligase ZNRF3 isoform X3, whose amino-acid sequence MDEFGRWNQQNLAKRAVQRGATAVIFDVSENPEAIDQLNQGSEDPLKRPVVYVKGADAIKLMNIVNKQKVARARIQHRPPRQPTEYFDMGIFLAFFVVVSLVCLILLVKIKLKQRRSQNSMNRLAVQALEKMETRKFNSKSKGRREGSCGALDTLSSSSTSDCAICLEKYIDGEELRVIPCTHRFHRKCVDPWLLQHHTCPHCRHNIIEQKGNPSAVCVETSNLARSRQQRVILPVHYPGRVHRTNAIPAYPTRTSMDSHGNPVTLLTVDRHGEQSLYSPQTPTYIRGYPPLHLDHSLAPHRCGLEHRAYSPAHPFRRPKFSGRSFSKAACFSQYETMYQHYYFQGLSYPEQEGQAPAGLTPRGPSRAFPPSGGGSLLFPTVVHMAPPSHLESGSTSSFGCYHGHRSVCSGYLADCPGSDSSSSSSSGQCHCSSSDSVVDCTEVSNQGVYGSCSTFRSSLSSDYDPFIYRSRSPGRTSDVGGSGSSGRGPVVCLEGSPPPDELPAAHGQGAGRGEPWPGPASPSGDQLSTCSLEMNYSSSSSLEHRGPTSSTSEVGLEASPGAAPDLRRTWKGAREGLSCACCCEPQPSTLEPSVGVAGGSTLFLGAPGGEAQPGSPQGLYGLHPDHLPRTDGVKYEGLPCCFYEEKQVAHGSGGGSGCYNEDCSVSVQYALAQEPPPGCHPGARDLSQRIPIIPEDVDGDLGLPSDCQGTCGLGPWGGTPGPDALRPHRGLGVAREEEPVLCCQAGVLLSPSCPLEGAEATRAGFPGAPQDTQESSITATEAAGQRSRPADSGTGA is encoded by the exons ATGGATGAATTTGGAAGATGGAATCAGCAAAACTTG GCCAAGCGGGCAGTGCAGCGGGGAGCCACTGCGGTCATCTTTGATGTGTCGGAAAACCCCGAAGCTATTGACCAG CTAAACCAGGGCTCAGAAGACCCGCTCAAGAGGCCAGTGGTGTATGTGAAGGGTGCAGATGCCATCAAGTTGATGAACATTGTCAACAAACAGAAAGTAGCTCGAGCAAGGATTCAGCACCGCCCTCCTCGA CAACCCACTGAGTACTTTGATATGGGGATTTTCCTGGCATTCTTCGTCGTGGTCTCCCTGGTCTGCCTCATCCTCCTTGTCAAAATCAAGCTGAAGCAGCGGCGCAGTCAG AACTCCATGAACAGGCTGGCTGTACAGGCTCTGGAGAAGATGGAAACCAGAAAGTTCAACTCCAAGAGTAAGGGGCGCCGGGAGGGGAGCTGTGGAGCTCTGGACACACTCAGCAGCAGCTCCACGTCCGACTGTGCCATCTGCCTGGAGAAGTACATTGATGGAGAG GAGCTGCGGGTTATCCCCTGTACTCACCGCTTTCACAGGAAGTGCGTGGACCCATGGCTGCTGCAGCACCACACCTGCCCCCACTGTCGGCACAACATCATAG AGCAAAAGGGAAACCCAAGCGCCGTGTGCGTGGAGACCAGCAACCTCGCGCGCAGCCGGCAGCAGAGGGTGATCCTGCCGGTGCACTACCCCGGCCGCGTGCACAGGACCAACGCCATCCCCGCCTACCCGACCAGGACAAGCATGGACTCTCACGGGAACCCTGTCACCCTGCTGACCGTGGACCGGCACGGGGAGCAGAGTCTCTATTCCCCACAGACCCCCACCTACATCCGCGGCTACCCGCCCCTCCACCTGGACCACAGCCTGGCCCCGCACCGCTGCGGCCTGGAGCACCGGGCCTACTCGCCAGCTCACCCCTTCCGCAGGCCCAAGTTCAGCGGCCGCAGCTTCTCCAAGGCAGCTTGCTTCTCCCAGTACGAGACCATGTACCAACACTACTACTTCCAGGGCCTCAGCTACCCTGAGCAGGAGGGCCAGGCCCCCGCCGGCCTTACCCCCCGGGGCCCATCCCGTGCCTTCCCCCCGAGTGGCGGCGGCAGCCTGCTCTTCCCCACCGTGGTGCACATGGCACCACCCTCCCACCTCGAGAGTGGCAGCACGTCCAGCTTCGGCTGCTACCACGGCCACCGCTCAGTGTGCAGCGGCTACCTGGCCGACTGCCCTGGCAgcgacagcagcagcagcagcagctcggGCCAATGCCACTGCTCCTCCAGCGACTCCGTAGTGGATTGTACCGAGGTCAGCAACCAGGGCGTGTACGGGAGCTGCTCCACCTTCCGCAGCTCCCTCAGCAGTGACTATGACCCCTTCATCTACCGCAGCCGGAGCCCCGGTCGCACCAGCGACGTGGGGGGCTCGGGCAGCTCAGGCCGGGGGCCTGTCGTGTGCCTCGAGGGCTCCCCGCCACCTGACGAACTCCCAGCGGCCCACGGTCAAGGTGCAGGGCGGGGAGAGCCTTGGCCTGGCCCCGCCTCGCCCTCGGGGGACCAGCTGTCCACCTGCAGCCTGGAGATGAACTATAGCAGCAGCTCCTCCCTGGAGCACAGGGGGCCCACTAGCTCTACCTCAGAAGTGGGGCTCGAGGCTTCTCCTGGGGCTGCCCCGGACCTCAGGAGGACCTGGAAGGGGGCCCGCGAGGGGCTGTCGTGTGCCTGCTGCTGCGAGCCCCAGCCCTCCACACTGGAGCCCAGCGTCGGAGTGGCCGGGGGCAGCACACTGTTCCTGGGCGCCCCGGGCGGGGAAGCTCAGCCAGGAAGCCCCCAGGGCCTGTACGGCCTTCACCCAGACCATTTGCCCAGGACAGATGGGGTGAAATATGAGGGCCTGCCCTGCTGCTTCTATGAAGAAAAGCAGGTGGCCCATGGCAGCGGAGGGGGCAGCGGCTGCTACAACGAGGACTGCTCGGTGAGCGTGCAGTACGCGCTTGCCCAGGAGCCCCCGCCCGGCTGCCACCCGGGGGCCCGGGACCTGAGCCAGCGCATCCCCATCATTCCAGAGGATGTGGACGGTGACTTAGGCCTGCCCTCGGACTGCCAAGGGACTTGTGGCCTCGGCCCCTGGGGTGGGACGCCGGGCCCGGATGCCCTGCGACCCCACAGAGGCCTAGGAGTGGCCCGGGAAGAAGAACCAGTTCTGTGCTGCCAGGCTGGGGTGCTGCTCTCGCCCAGCTGCCCTCTGGAAGGTGCAGAGGCCACCAGGGCTGGCTTTCCTGGTGCCCCCCAGGACACTCAGGAGTCCAGCATCACAGCCACTGAGGCTGCAG